The Microbacterium sp. Root61 genomic interval CGCGACCGAGCGCGGGTCGAGCCGTCCGTCGGCGGCGAGATCCTCGCCGGGCGCGTACCCCCGCGCCGCGGGCACGTCGACGTGTTCGCGCCAGCCGCTGGAGGTCGCGTCCTGCAGTGCGTCCGCCAGCTCGCGGGCCACGACACCGGCGTCGCCGCGCACGAAGCCGCCGACGTACGGGTGGGTGGCGGCGGGCGCGACGTCGACCTGGAACACACGGGTACCGGGGGCGAAGAGGTCGCCGAAGCGCATCGTGAACTGGTTCAGGGATGCCCCGAACACGACGGCGACGTCGGCTTCGCGCACGAGCTCCATCGCTCCGTCGGCACCGAAGCCGCCGGTCACGCCGAGGTCGAACTCGGCACGGGGGAAGACGCCCCGCCCGAGTGCGGTCGAGGCGGTGAGCGCGCCCACGGCGTCGGCCACCTCGCCCAGGGCGGCACCCGCGTCGGAGATCCAGGCCCCGCGTCCGGCGAGCAGGAACGGCCGTTCGGCGCTCGCGAGGGCGGCGGCGATCTCGGCGACCGCGCCGTGCGCGAAGGGTCCGGCGGGGGTCAAGGGCTGCGGCAGGCGCGGCTCCGGCGCGTCGGGCACGGGCCCGGCCTCGAGCGCGGCGACGTCGTACGGGATGGCCAGCACCGTCGGCACGCGGTAGGTGAGCGCGTGTTCGATCGCGATGATCGTGGTGGCTGCGGCATCCGCTCGCCCGACCGTGTAGGTGCGGGCGCCGACGGCCGAGGCGAGTGCGATCTGGTCGACGTCCCAGGGGCGCGGGCCTGAGGTGGGCTCGTCGCCGACGACGAGCACGAGGGGGACGTGCGCCTGCACGGCCTCGGCGAGGGCGGTCAGGGTGTTGGTGAACCCGGCGCCGTAGGTCGAGGTGGCGGCAGCCAGTCCGCCGCCGGCGCGGTGGTAGGCGTCGGCCGCGACGACCCCGCCGGCTTCGTGGCGAACGGCGGTGTACCCGACGTCGGTCGAGCGTTCCAAGGCGTCGAGGAAGTAGGCGTTGCCGTTGCCCATCACCCCGAACACGTGGTCGATGTGGCGGGCGAGGGTCGCGGCGACGTGCGCGGACACAGTGGGCATGGGTGCTCCAGAGACAGGGACGGATGAATTCCGTATGTGTCTCGCGGGCGGCGGATGCCGCGGCTACGTGCCCCTTTTTCGAGCACCGGTGGGCGACTGCGCCCCGCCGGACGGTTCGAGTATAGGCGGATCGAGGTCGCCGTCAGCCGCCGAGGGCGTCGCGAATCACCTGCGCCGAGCGCTGCAGTCGGGCCGCGATCTGCGCCGGGTCCTCTGCGCTGCCGACATGGACGACGGCGATCGCCGCCGGTCGCTGGCCGTGGCGCAGGCGCAGCGGAACCGCGACCGCCTGGACGGTCGGGATCACCTCGTCGTGGCTGGTGGCCCAGCCGCGCAGCGCCGCCTCGGCGACTTCTGCACGCAGTCGCTCCGAGATGCCCGTCGGCCATTCCGTGCTCGGCAGGATCGACAGGATCGCCTTGCCCGGCGCACCGACGAGGACAGAATGACGTGCGCCCGGACGCTGCGCCACCGAGGCGACGGCATGGCGGGGCTCCACGCTCGCGAGCGTGATGCACTGGTCGTGGTCGAGCACCGCGAGGAAGCAGGTCATGCCGAGCTCGTTCGCGATCGCGGTCAGCTCCGGGAGGGCCTCGGCCTGCAGGTCGTGGGCTACTCCTGCGGCGAGGGCGGCCATCCGTGCGCCGAGCTGAACCTGCCCGGCGCCGTCGCGCGTGACCAGGCCGTGGTCCTCCAGGGTGCGCAGCAGCCGGTAGGCGACGGAGCGGTGCACCTCCAGTCGGCGCGCGATGTCGTCGATCGAGAGCGGTCCGCGTGCATCGGCGAGGATCTCGAGAATCTGGATGCCGCGGCTCAAGGTCTGCGAGGCCGGCGTGGGGACCGTCGTCATCGTCGCCTCCTGTTGCCCGGTCATGCGAGACCGTATACGATCTGTTCAGTAGTAGAACGATGTGTTCGAATATAGAACACGCCACGTCAGGCCGCAAGCCCGTCATCTCGACATCGCCGTCCGAGGAGGACCCCCATGCAGTTCCATCACCACGGGTACGTGTCGGCGGATCCCCGCGTCCAGCCCGCGGCCGGTACCGGCCTCGATCGCCCGACCGAGCTTCCGGACGAGATGGACGTGCTCATCGTGGGCAGCGGCCCCGCAGGAATGCTGCTGTCGGCGCAGATGTCGCAGTTCCCGGGCGTCACCACGCGCATGATCGAGCGTCGCGACGGCCGACTCGTGCTCGGCCAGGCAGACGGCATCCAGCCGCGCTCCGTCGAGACGTTCCAGGCCTTCGGCTTCGCCGAGCGCATCGTCGCCGAGGCGTACAACATCGGCTACATGAACTTCTGGGGACCCGACCCGGCGAACCCGCGCAATATCGTGCGCACCGCCCGGACCGAGGACTACGGCTTCAAGATCAGCGAGTTCCCGCACCTGATCGTCAACCAGGCCCGCGTGCTGGACTACTTCGCCGAAGCCGCCGCCCACGGGCCGGGACGCATCGCCCCCGACTACGGCATCGAGTTCGTCGGACTCACGGTGCACGAGGCGGGAGAGTACCCCGTCGAGGTCACCGTGCGGTACACGGCGGGGGAGCGCGAAGGCCAGGACCGCACCGTCCGGGCGAAGTACGTCGCCGGGTGCGACGGCGCGCGCAGCGGCGTGCGCGAGGCGATCGGCCGTACGCACGTCGGCGACTTCGCGGCGCACGCGTGGGGCGTCATGGACGTGCTGGTCAACACCGACTTCCCCGACTGGCGCACCAAGTGCGCGATCAACTCCGAGGCGGGCAACATCCTGCACATCCCGCGCGAGGGCGGGTACCTCAGTCGGATGTACATCGACCTCGGCGAGGTGGCCGCGGACGACGACCACCGCGTGCGCCAGACGCCGATCGAGGAGATCATCCGCAAGGCGAACGCCATCCTGCACCCGTACGCGATCGACGTGAAGCAGGTCGCCTGGCACAGCGTGTACGAGGTCGGACACCGCGTCACCGACGGGTTCGATGACGCCCCGGCCGACGGCGCACGCG includes:
- a CDS encoding IclR family transcriptional regulator, translating into MTGQQEATMTTVPTPASQTLSRGIQILEILADARGPLSIDDIARRLEVHRSVAYRLLRTLEDHGLVTRDGAGQVQLGARMAALAAGVAHDLQAEALPELTAIANELGMTCFLAVLDHDQCITLASVEPRHAVASVAQRPGARHSVLVGAPGKAILSILPSTEWPTGISERLRAEVAEAALRGWATSHDEVIPTVQAVAVPLRLRHGQRPAAIAVVHVGSAEDPAQIAARLQRSAQVIRDALGG
- a CDS encoding FAD-binding monooxygenase, which produces MQFHHHGYVSADPRVQPAAGTGLDRPTELPDEMDVLIVGSGPAGMLLSAQMSQFPGVTTRMIERRDGRLVLGQADGIQPRSVETFQAFGFAERIVAEAYNIGYMNFWGPDPANPRNIVRTARTEDYGFKISEFPHLIVNQARVLDYFAEAAAHGPGRIAPDYGIEFVGLTVHEAGEYPVEVTVRYTAGEREGQDRTVRAKYVAGCDGARSGVREAIGRTHVGDFAAHAWGVMDVLVNTDFPDWRTKCAINSEAGNILHIPREGGYLSRMYIDLGEVAADDDHRVRQTPIEEIIRKANAILHPYAIDVKQVAWHSVYEVGHRVTDGFDDAPADGARDPRVFLTGDACHTHSAKAGQGMNVSMQDGFNLGWKLGHVLTGLSPASLLATYTAERRPVAQQLIDFDREWSTLMARKPEEITDPQDLATYYLATAEFPSGFMTQYGPSMITGAAAHQERAEGFPLGKRFKSVEVTRVCDGNAVHLGHHAKADGRWRVYAFADTATAGEASALASWAEWMSSPESPVSRFTPAGADVDAVFDVKAIYQQSYDEVDIARVPAAFLPKTGPLGLTDWEKVYAAGPSAWNSADIFAERGLSRDGVVIVVRPDQYVAAILPLQARDELTAFFAQSLLPQTADA
- a CDS encoding thiamine pyrophosphate-binding protein; its protein translation is MPTVSAHVAATLARHIDHVFGVMGNGNAYFLDALERSTDVGYTAVRHEAGGVVAADAYHRAGGGLAAATSTYGAGFTNTLTALAEAVQAHVPLVLVVGDEPTSGPRPWDVDQIALASAVGARTYTVGRADAAATTIIAIEHALTYRVPTVLAIPYDVAALEAGPVPDAPEPRLPQPLTPAGPFAHGAVAEIAAALASAERPFLLAGRGAWISDAGAALGEVADAVGALTASTALGRGVFPRAEFDLGVTGGFGADGAMELVREADVAVVFGASLNQFTMRFGDLFAPGTRVFQVDVAPAATHPYVGGFVRGDAGVVARELADALQDATSSGWREHVDVPAARGYAPGEDLAADGRLDPRSVAARIGALLPEDRVVVSDGGHFIGWANMYWPVASPDRMMMVGTAFQSIGLGFPSVAGAAQAQSDATIVLTTGDGGGLMALADLETAVRVAGGRGVAVVWNDAAYGAEVNLYGLKGLAEAPMLIPEVDFAALAAGVGAEGVVVRTLADLDRLETWAAEDAASRPFLLLDCRISGTVIAPYQQEIIRVNS